Genomic DNA from Miscanthus floridulus cultivar M001 unplaced genomic scaffold, ASM1932011v1 os_1290, whole genome shotgun sequence:
ATCGTTGTTCTTCCTGTTTTGATCCGAGATAAGACTGAAACTTCCATCGAGGGGTTGAAAAAATCATTAATAGTGGCATGCTTAGGGGTTGTGCGAGAGGATGGAGAGGAAATTATGTAAATTTAGTAAAATTGGTTTTTGCATTCTCCCACAGGTGCACACTAGGCAAAATGTAATTATTTTGCCCATTTCAGGGAGCTTTCTGGAGCATGTTGTCTAGGACTAAACCTCAGAAACATATTTCCTGAGTAAGCCACTCTGTCTATCTGTTTTTCTGACTGGTCTTGAGTCTGTCTATTTCCATGATTGCTTTGAACAATTGACCTATACAGCTAATTCATGGGTTCCAGCTTGCCAATAAAACTGGATTGCTTTCACTTCTACTTTCACCTATTGATCTATACTTCTGTTATTTAGCCTGCTACTGTCATGAGTTCCAAATAATACCAGCTTGCAAATCAAACCAGATTGACTGTGTTTGCATGTGGAGCGCCTCGCACACGACCCTGTCGCTGCGGCCGAAGCCCCAGTAGTGGCTACGATGACAAATATGTGCAGCTTGCTGTAATCCAACCCTGAGATTAGGGTCCAGCAATCAGTACTTTAtgccgatttttttttaattatgtTTCTGCCTTTTGATCCTCAGTGTCAGTTTACTTACATACAGCTATTCTAGGGCAATATTTGTGTTTAAAAAAAATAACGTGACAAATTTTACTTTGCATAATGCATGGTCTAGAGTTAATTTACTTCCATGTTCGCAAATGTATCAGCACTGATTCAACCAAATTGCCTATTGTTGAAAGGGttacttttaaaaaaaattgtatgCTTGTCAATAATTTTTTTTGATATAGATAACTTGTGACATTTGTCTATATACGAATTAACTAAATTGTAATTCAAAAGTGCATTTCCGAATTGGAGTAATATCTGTCTTCTTTCTATAGCTACAAGTATTGTGACCCAAAATAGTGACTTTATGAATTCATTGAATGTTTGCTCGTTCCTGTGAGAGGCTCGATGCTGCCTTCCGCATGCAGAGGCCAGGGACGCCAAGATGAGATCCGCTGTGGTCGCCCAGCGGCCCAAGAAGAAGGCCCCCAAGAACCCCGAGGTTAACAGAGGCAGGGACAACCTGCTTAAGCTCAACGCCATCAGTAGCCTGCGATGGCGCTCGCTGCGGTGGCAGCAGCCACCTTGATGCCATTGCTGATGTCTAGGGAGGACAAGAACTTGTTCAATGATTGAAGTCTGAGCTTACCCAATACCTAGTTACTAAGGCTTGTCGAAATGATAATGCTTTGAGGACATGAACTTGTAGTCTGTAGATGATTATAGCTCAATGTTAATTTCTCTTCTTTTGCTACTGATTATAATCTTGTTGCGTGGTGTAAACTCATGTTTCTTCCATTTGAGGAATCCGCTGTGGATTTAATGTGAGGCTGAGGATTTTAGTTCAACGagttattacatatttttattgaAAAGAAATATGGGTCAAAAATATTCAAAACCCTGATTTTATCGAGCTATTATATATTTTTATTGAAAACAAGTATGGAGCATAATCCTGACTTTGTTGCTTTTCTTTGTAGGAGCATAATATCAGACCTTAAGAAGTTTGGGAAACATCCAGTAACAGGAGCACAACTCAAGAAGCAAGATCTAATCCCTCTCACATTCCACAAATATTTAGATAGTGAGTTAAATCTAGGCTATGAGAATACGAATGCAAACCAGCTATGCCTCGACAGGTTCCTCAACAGCCCCTCCAGCCTTGGGGTTTACCAGAGCATCTCCCTGCGGGCGACAGTGTGTTCTCGCTGAACACGACATGGGATCAGTGACAGCGTGACTTGATCTTTAATTATCAATTTGAAGGCTGATCTTGATGTACTCAGATTAAGGGGAAATCTGTTGGTCTCGTTGCGTCACTTCTCAGGCTTTGTACACGCTATATTTGATCCATGTTGGTAGGATCATTTGGAAGCCTAGGCTGGGGCTGCTAATGTTAGCTTAAATCATTTCCTTGTCTTGTGAAGTAATAAACGAGAGCAAGAGTAAAGGACAGATAGCATTGTAAGAATGTGTAACATCTTCTTTGgtgcacacacacacaaaaaaaaggtGCTAAGCGTTTTCATATTATAAGATGTTATGGATTTGATTCTATTTATGGTTGTACATATAATAATTTCTTAACTGTCGTATCATTTGAAGCACTTCTTCTACTCTCTATCAAGAGTAATTGTTATGTCTTACCAATTAccatacacacacacacgtgcatgtatatatatactgcTGGAaacgaagaaaagaaataaaatgcACACCCAAacatatatatgtctcatatatatcgtATATGTGCGCGTACCTCGTACACACAGATagtttagctagctagctagacagGGAGTGAGACGTACATAGACAGCCATACGTACGTGCCACTCACAAGCTAAgccgctttgatttttttttttttttattcaGGGACCAGCCGCCCGGCCGGACCTATACATACACTACACATACATGCCTGGAGATCGAGAAGTAATATACGTATAGtagttctgctgctgctgctgaagatgatgatggaGTACGAGCGAGATACGTACGTCGTACCTAGCTTAGGACACCACGAGACGAGCGACCGATCAGACCAGGCCGGCCGGCCGGTAAGTGGTAGTAACTAGTAGTATGGCACGTTGTTGAAGCGAGGAATCCATTCCTGCCCTTGGATGAATGCGCTGACGGTGAAGTTGGCGGCCTCCGCGGCGTGGAGGAGGTGGAAGGCGGGCCAGCGTACGCGGCCGGTGGTGTCGGCGCCGGGCCCCCGGTTCTGGAACTCCCCGTAGTACACCGTGTGCGGCACCGTGCTGGTGATATTCCACTGCTCCCAGCCTTGGGTGTTGACGACGTTGTCCAAGAaggagtccacgtacgaacaccACGTGGCTGTGGTTCCGCCACGGCCTCCCGAGGAAGGTGGTGCCCGCTCCTGCCGGgtcttcggcggcggcggccacggagCACCCCTGGAATACAAAACCTGACCGGTGGTCAGGCCCGTTGCGTCCCTGCGCCGTGACCACGCTGTGGCCGCCCCGTGGTGGGCGACGCACGAGGACCTTGGTGTCCTGGAACAAGGCTCGGGCGTTCCCAAAAATAAAATCGACCGTCCCTGTGATGATGCAGCTCCGGTAGAACTGGTCCCCAGCGTCAGCCCACAGCGTGTCCTGCAGGGAATAGGCCGGCCTGGCCGGTATGAAAAAGCAGCTAGTAGT
This window encodes:
- the LOC136533900 gene encoding probable pectinesterase/pectinesterase inhibitor 36, whose protein sequence is MARDLTIENTAGVDAGQAVALRSSSHKSVCYRCELRGFQDTLWADAGDQFYRSCIITGTVDFIFGNARALFQDTKVLVRRPPRGGHSVVTAQGRNGPDHRSGFVFQGCSVAAAAEDPAGAGTTFLGRPWRNHSHVVFWNITSTVPHTVYYGEFQNRGPGADTTGRVRWPAFHLLHAAEAANFTVSAFIQGQEWIPRFNNVPYY